The following proteins come from a genomic window of Alnus glutinosa chromosome 10, dhAlnGlut1.1, whole genome shotgun sequence:
- the LOC133880548 gene encoding putative disease resistance RPP13-like protein 1 isoform X2, protein MPVGELFLAAFLGMLFNLLASPELMNFTRREGLGKKLDRWSKMLRRIEKVLDDADEKQRTDSAVKDWLDDLRDLAYDLEDVLDEFATEALRQKLTWPDRDQASTSKVRNLIPVSCTGFTPSAVQIKFRLGSKIEEITTRFNEMVKQKDALKLSETVGRRRSYRTREILAPTSVVTEAHVYGREKDKEALLEFLVGEKRGDAQLSVIPILGMGGMGKTTLAQLVYNDEKVQSFFDLKAWACVSEDFDAVTVTKTILESLTSERCDHKDLNWLQVKLKEKLKGMKFLVVLDDLWNENYRDWTILRAPFEAGAPGSTIIITTRNEEVSSKTRTVPAYRLMELSNDDCLSILAHHALGTTDFPAHLNLKDVGEGIVRRCKGSPLAAKVLGGVLRNKVNHDEWEKVLKSKIWDLPEVENEISPALMLSYHHLPSNLKRCFAYCSIFPKDYEFKENELVLLWIAEGFIQPREGEEQMEDLGGEYFRNLLSRSFFQQSSTEKSQFVMHDLINDLAQQVAGDICFKMEDRVGGNNGKKPSRKARHSSYLGDFYDGIKKFEAFSELKCVRTFLPLMLPIPGECYLTSNVLKLLPKLRHLRVLSLSGYHISELPESIGDLKHLRFLDLSHTTIRSLPESLATLYNLKTLILEHCRFLKNLPSMFGNLVNLRHLNIGGAPLEGMPLHIGKLTCLQSLSNLVVGKGSCSGVKELGPLLHLRETLCISKLENVINPKDARDARLIEKHNLYGLSLKWCVRFDESQDRTSELEVLEMLQPHEGLKELTLYNYGGAEFPVWVGGPFSNLVLLRIEYCKKCTLLPPLGQLPSLRDLFIQGMDSVKNIGREFYGDGCLQPFRSLETLCFDGMWEWENWIPCEELPKLRVLSIRRCPKLVEFTCQIEGFIMEGLTNVEDLTIKSCEELTPLWSNDVGLLQHLPCLGVLKIHDCSKLVSLVAKEVEELQLGLPSRLREIEISNCKVLESLPKAMMYNNKYLEKIYIGDCTSLTYFAIGQLPPTLKRLRIENCKNMLILVDRDDISICGSSKSLLENLEIRECPSLKSLTSSGELPATLKCLQIWNCKKLESIAKSFHHNSSLVVIFISSCESLKSLPMGIHNLTHLHHIYIDDCPTLSFPEGGLLPTSLTYLTIFKCEKMQALSNCIHNLTSLQVLKIQGCPGIVAFPTNLTYLSMTLFNEPFFEWELHRLTSLKQLEIDGSSSPLVSFPMMLPSSLASLTIKHFSNLEYLTSKGFQFLDSLEELLILWCEKLKSFPEDGLPPSLKSLHITNCKKLTSFPEDGLPPSLLQLHITHCPLLKEHCKKDQGQEWFKIAHIPCVMIDLRFIYETKEDNQ, encoded by the exons ATGCCAGTGGGAGAGCTTTTCCTTGCTGCATTCCTCGGAATGCTGTTTAACCTATTGGCATCTCCCGAGTTGATGAACTTTACTCGCCGAGAGGGACTTGGAAAGAAGCTGGACAGGTGGAGCAAAATGTTGAGGAGAATTGAGAAAGTCCTTGATGATGCGGATGAGAAACAGCGTACTGATAGCGCAGTGAAAGACTGgttggatgatctcagagactTGGCTTACGATTTGGAAGACGTACTGGATGAGTTTGCCACGGAAGCTCTGCGACAGAAATTGACGTGGCCAGATCGAGATCAGGCCAGCACAAGCAAGGTACGGAACCTCATCCCTGTTTCTTGTACTGGCTTCACTCCAAGTGCTGTTCAGATCAAGTTTAGGCTGGGGTCAAAGATTGAGGAAATCACTACTCGATTCAACGAGATGGTGAAGCAAAAAGATGCTCTGAAATTGAGTGAAACGGTTGGTAGGAGGAGGTCATACAGAACAAGGGAAATACTAGCCCCAACTTCTGTAGTGACCGAAGCTCATGTTTATGGCAGGGAAAAAGATAAAGAGGCTCTACTTGAATTTTTGGTGGGTGAAAAACGTGGTGATGCTCAACTCTCTGTGATTCCTATACTTGGTATGGGGGGTATGGGTAAGACAACTCTTGCCCAGCTTGTGTACAATGATGAAAAAGTTCAAAGCTTTTTTGATTTGAAGGCATGGGCCTGTGTTTCCGAAGACTTTGATGCTGTTACGGtgacaaaaacaattttagaaTCTCTCACTTCTGAAAGATGTGATCACAAAGATCTAAATTGGTTGCAAGTCAAACTAAAGGAGAAACTGAAGGGGATGAAGTTTCTAGTGGTTCTGGATGATCTTTGGAATGAGAACTATCGTGACTGGACTATCTTACGTGCTCCTTTTGAAGCAGGGGCTCCAGGAAGTACAATTATCATCACAACTCGTAACGAGGAAGTTTCATCAAAGACGCGTACCGTTCCAGCTTATCGTTTGATGGAGTTGTCCAATGATGATTGCTTGTCTATATTGGCCCATCATGCATTGGGTACAACAGACTTCCCTGCACATCTAAACCTCAAAGATGTTGGCGAAGGAATCGTTAGAAGGTGCAAAGGCTCTCCTTTGGCAGCGAAAGTACTCGGAGGCGTCTTACGGAATAAAGTGAATCATGATGAGTGGGAAAAAGTATTGAAGAGTAAGATTTGGGATTTACCAGAAGTGGAAAATGAAATTTCTCCAGCTCTTATGTTGAGCTATCACCATCTCCCTTCAAACTTGAAGAGGTGCTTTGCGTATTGTTCAATATTCCCTAAGGACTatgaatttaaggaaaatgaGCTGGTTCTATTATGGATAGCAGAAGGTTTTATTCAGCCACGAGAAGGGGAAGAGCAAATGGAAGACTTGGGTGGAGAGTATTTTCGCAATCTGTTGTCAAGGTCCTTTTTCCAACAATCAAGCACAGAGAAATCACAATTTGTGATGCATGACCTCATCAACGATTTGGCTCAACAGGTTGCAGGAGATATATGCTTTAAAATGGAGGATAGAGTTGGGGGTAATAATGGAAAGAAACCATCTAGAAAGGCTCGACATTCATCGTACCTAGGTGACTTTTATGATGGCATTAAAAAGTTTGAGGCTTTTTCTGAACTCAAATGTGTACGAACCTTCCTTCCTCTTATGCTTCCAATTCCAGGCGAATGTTACTTGACCAGTAATGTTCTAAAATTGTTGCCAAAATTAAGACACTTAAGGGTGCTCTCTTTGAGTGGATACCACATATCCGAGTTACCAGAATCAATTGGTGATCTAAAGCATCTACGGTTTCTTGACCTTTCTCACACTACAATCAGAAGCTTGCCTGAATCATTAGCCACTCTCTACAATTTAAAGACATTGATATTGGAGCACTGTCGTTTTCTAAAGAACTTACCTTCAATGTTTGGAAACCTAGTCAACCTGCGGCATCTCAACATTGGAGGGGCTCCATTGGAAGGAATGCCTCTGCACATAGGTAAATTAACTTGTCTTCAATCATTGTCTAATCTAGTTGTGGGAAAAGGTAGTTGTTCTGGGGTAAAAGAGCTTGGGCCTTTGTTGCATCTTCGAGAGACACTCTGCATTTCAAAATTGGAAAATGTGATTAATCCTAAGGATGCGAGGGACGCTAGGTTAATTGAAAAGCACAATCTCTATGGGTTGTCATTGAAATGGTGTGTCCGCTTTGATGAGTCACAAGACAGAACAAGTGAATTGGAGGTACTTGAAATGCTACAACCTCATGAGGGTTTGAAAGAGCTCACTCTCTATAACTATGGTGGTGCAGAATTTCCAGTCTGGGTAGGAGGTCCTTTTTCAAATTTGGTGCTCTTGAGGATTGAATACTGTAAAAAGTGCACATTATTGCCACCACTCGGACAATTACCATCACTTAGAGACCTTTTCATCCAAGGCATGGACAGTGTGAAAAATATTGGACGTGAGTTTTATGGGGATGGTTGCTTACAACCTTTTAGATCCTTGGAGACTTTGTGTTTCGATGGTATGTGGGAATGGGAGAATTGGATTCCATGTGAGGAACTTCCAAAACTGCGAGTGCTTTCTATTAGAAGGTGTCCTAAGCTCGTGG AATTCACGTGCCAAATAGAAGGTTTTATTATGGAAGGACTGACAAACGTGGAAGATTTGACTATTAAAAGTTGTGAGGAGCTTACACCTTTGTGGTCAAATGACGTGGGATTACTACAACATCTCCCATGTCTTGGTGTTCTGAAGATTCATGATTGTTCCAAACTAGTTTCTTTGGTGGCAAAAGAAGTGGAAGAGCTACAACTTGGTTTGCCATCCAGACTGAGAGAAATCGAGATCAGTAATTGCAAGGTCCTGGAATCTTTACCGAAAGCAATGATGTACAATAACAAGTATCTTGAGAAGATTTATATTGGTGATTGTACTTCACTGACGTACTTTGCAATAGGCCAACTACCTCCAACTCTAAAGCGGCTACGGATAGAAAATTGCAAGAATATGTTGATTTTGGTGGACAGGGATGATATCAGCATTTGTGGCAGCAGCAAATCTCTTCTTGAGAATTTGGAAATTAGGGAATGTCCATCCCTTAAATCCTTAACATCAAGTGGAGAATTACCTGCGACACTTAAATGCCTCCAAATTTGGAATTGTAAGAAGCTGGAGTCCATAGCGAAGAGTTTCCATCACAACTCGTCTCTTGTAGTCATTTTCATCTCATCTTGTGAAAGTCTTAAATCCTTACCCATGGGCATACACAACCTCACCCATCTACATCATATTTATATTGATGATTGTCCAACTCTTTCTTTCCCGGAGGGAGGGTTGCTCCCAACCAGCTTGACATATCTAACAATTTTCAAGTGTGAGAAAATGCAGGCTCTGTCGAATTGCATACACAACCTCACATCTCTTCAAGTGTTGAAAATACAGGGCTGCCCAGGCATCGTAGCTTTTCCCACCAACCTAACATATCTTTCTATGACATTGTTTAATGAGCCCTTTTTTGAGTGGGAATTGCACAGGCTTACCTCTCTTAAGCAACTTGAAATTGATGGTAGCTCTTCGCCTCTGGTGTCCTTTCCAATGATGTTGCCTTCCTCTCTAGCCAGCCTCACCATTAAACACTTCTCGAATCTAGAATACTTGACTTCGAAAGGCTTTCAATTCCTCGACTCTCTCGAAGAATTGTTGATCCTATGGTGCGAAAAGCTCAAGTCCTTTCCAGAGGATGGCCTGCCTCCCTCACTCAAGAGTCTTCATATCACAAACTGTAAAAAGCTCACGTCCTTTCCCGAGGATGGCCTCCCTCCCTCACTCCTGCAACTTCATATCACCCATTGTCCTCTATTGAAAGAACACTGCAAGAAAGATCAAGGACAGGAGTGGTTCAAGATAGCCCACATCCCTTGCGTCATGATTGATCTTAGGTTCATCTATGAAACAAAAGAGGACAACCAGTGA
- the LOC133880083 gene encoding uncharacterized protein LOC133880083: MEPAKIDWKRIESIFVEDELYEHINAPKWVDFLAPEESVKDEAWFCRPNCKHPRTAEDFLKSTPSKLTSSANGTESLPLRDQNRRDAKLKRRGLTQSSVSSNSNSRFNEDTENQNPNLSTPPILQANSMKAAIKSSTEKKKMADDMSQNNEPPRLKSTLSARNLFAGRDIINQITEFCSELKRIATRTRERENVERLIVEKIEVGVEEKVVKESSCEVLGEVNGREKERQPFLEVGKQKSPGMGESSVKEKLRRKKRADEAENVPISLDLNSLRHKREETLLQIRTNPPSPQCFSATRGLNKTTPSKASKSRLMERGVLQEVEQNKEVTKEESAEKGRSVSIVDGREARTLDVFWFLKPCTLSN; encoded by the exons ATGGAACCAGCGAAAATTGATTGGAAGAGAATAGAGTCCATATTTGTAGAGGACGAGCTGTACGAGCACATAAACGCACCCAAGTGGGTGGATTTCTTGGCCCCTGAAGAATCTGTGAAGGATGAGGCCTGGTTTTGCAGACCCA ATTGCAAGCATCCAAGGACGGCTGAGGACTTTCTCAAGTCAACTCCTTCTAAG CTCACTAGCTCAGCTAATGGTACTGAATCTCTTCCACTTCGCGACCAGAATAGAAG agATGCAAAATTGAAGAGAAGAGGACTTACTCAATCGTCAGTTTCTTCGAATAGCAATTCCAGATTCAATGAAGATACCGAAAATCAGAACCCGAATCTATCGACTCCCCCAATTCTCCAAGCGAATTCCATGAAAGCAGCAATCAAATCAAGcacagagaagaaaaaaatggctGACGACATGTCTCAGAACAATGAGCCGCCGAGGCTGAAAAGCACTCTCTCGGCAAGGAACTTGTTTGCAGGGCGGGATATAATTAATCAGATTACGGAGTTTTGCAGTGAACTGAAGAGAATAGCAACGAGgacgagggagagagagaacgtGGAGAGGTTGATTGTGGAGAAGATCGAAGTGGGTGTAGAGGAAAAAGTGGTGAAGGAGAGTTCTTGTGAGGTTTTGGGGGAGGTGAATGGGAGGGAGAAAGAGAGGCAGCCATTCCTTGAAGTGGGTAAACAGAAATCTCCGGGAATGGGGGAAAGCAGTGTTAAGGAGAAGCTGAGGAGGAAGAA AAGAGCTGATGAGGCAGAGAATGTTCCAATTTCTCTAGATTTGAATAGTTTAAGGCATAAAAGGGAGGAAACTTTACTGCAAATCCGAACAAATCCTCCATCTCCTCAATGCTTTTCTGCTACTCGTGGGCTGAACAAAACGACCCCATCAAAGGCTTCTAAATCCAGGCTGATG GAGAGGGGAGTACTTCAAGAAGTGGAGCAAAATAAGGAGGTAACGAAAGAAGAATCTGCAGAAAAGGGCCGAAGTGTATCTATTGTTGATGGCAGAGAAGCAAGAACCTTGGACGTGTTTTGGTTCCTTAAACCTTGCACACTATCCAACTAA
- the LOC133880098 gene encoding E3 ubiquitin-protein ligase BIG BROTHER, whose protein sequence is MNGNGQMEVHYINTGFPYTITESFMNFFDDLTHVPVNYGHAVPMHDQESAYWSMNMNAYKFGFSGLGSSSYCGPYEVNDHLARTEVSRSGWEYPSTMDEEPSTTDSHSHSHLHSQSEGDAVMGVHAIPEECSPTHPNSNSSQVTWQDNVDLDNMTYEELLDLGEVVGTQNRGLSQELISLLPTSKYRFKNFFSTKKSRERCVICQMRYKRGNRQIKLPCKHVYHRECITKWLSINKICPICNTEVFGEESRH, encoded by the exons ATGAATGGGAATGGACAAATGGAGGTGCATTACATAAACACTGGCTTTCCTTACACGATTACTGAAAGTTTTATGAACTTCTTTGACGACCTTACACATGTACCGGTAAATTACGGTCATGCTGTACCAATGCATGATCAG GAAAGTGCATACTGGTCAATGAATATGAACGCATACAAATTTGGATTTTCTGGTCTGGGGAGTTCTTCGTATTGTGGTCCTTATGAGGTAAATGATCATTTAGCAAGAACGGAGGTCAGCAGGAGTGGCTGGGAATACCCTTCAACAATGGATGAAGAGCCTTCAACAACAGACTCACACTCACACTCACACTTACACTCACAGTCAGAAGGAGATGCAGTCATGGGTGTGCATGCTATCCCTGAAGAAT GCAGTCCAACTCATCCTAATAGTAATAGTTCTCAG GTCACATGGCAAGACAATGTTGATCTTGATAACATGACTTACGAG GAATTACTTGACTTAGGTGAGGTAGTTGGAACTCAAAATCGGGGTCTTTCACAGGAGCTTATTAGTTTGCTTCCAACTTCAAAGTACAGATTTAAAAACTTCTTCTCAACAAAGAAATCTAGAGAGAG ATGTGTGATTTGCCAGATGAGGTACAAAAGAGGCAACCGGCAAATAAAATTGCCATGCAAGCATGTTTACCACAGGGAATGCATCACCAAATGGCTTAGCATTAACAAG ATATGCCCAATTTGCAACACAGAGGTATTTGGTGAGGAATCAAGGCATTAA
- the LOC133880548 gene encoding putative disease resistance RPP13-like protein 1 isoform X1, whose amino-acid sequence MPVGELFLAAFLGMLFNLLASPELMNFTRREGLGKKLDRWSKMLRRIEKVLDDADEKQRTDSAVKDWLDDLRDLAYDLEDVLDEFATEALRQKLTWPDRDQASTSKVRNLIPVSCTGFTPSAVQIKFRLGSKIEEITTRFNEMVKQKDALKLSETVGRRRSYRTREILAPTSVVTEAHVYGREKDKEALLEFLVGEKRGDAQLSVIPILGMGGMGKTTLAQLVYNDEKVQSFFDLKAWACVSEDFDAVTVTKTILESLTSERCDHKDLNWLQVKLKEKLKGMKFLVVLDDLWNENYRDWTILRAPFEAGAPGSTIIITTRNEEVSSKTRTVPAYRLMELSNDDCLSILAHHALGTTDFPAHLNLKDVGEGIVRRCKGSPLAAKVLGGVLRNKVNHDEWEKVLKSKIWDLPEVENEISPALMLSYHHLPSNLKRCFAYCSIFPKDYEFKENELVLLWIAEGFIQPREGEEQMEDLGGEYFRNLLSRSFFQQSSTEKSQFVMHDLINDLAQQVAGDICFKMEDRVGGNNGKKPSRKARHSSYLGDFYDGIKKFEAFSELKCVRTFLPLMLPIPGECYLTSNVLKLLPKLRHLRVLSLSGYHISELPESIGDLKHLRFLDLSHTTIRSLPESLATLYNLKTLILEHCRFLKNLPSMFGNLVNLRHLNIGGAPLEGMPLHIGKLTCLQSLSNLVVGKGSCSGVKELGPLLHLRETLCISKLENVINPKDARDARLIEKHNLYGLSLKWCVRFDESQDRTSELEVLEMLQPHEGLKELTLYNYGGAEFPVWVGGPFSNLVLLRIEYCKKCTLLPPLGQLPSLRDLFIQGMDSVKNIGREFYGDGCLQPFRSLETLCFDGMWEWENWIPCEELPKLRVLSIRRCPKLVGKLPNHLSSLENIVIYGCRQLVVSISSFPELCKVEIEGSKREMRKSKFDFSSLMFSSLSTISEFTCQIEGFIMEGLTNVEDLTIKSCEELTPLWSNDVGLLQHLPCLGVLKIHDCSKLVSLVAKEVEELQLGLPSRLREIEISNCKVLESLPKAMMYNNKYLEKIYIGDCTSLTYFAIGQLPPTLKRLRIENCKNMLILVDRDDISICGSSKSLLENLEIRECPSLKSLTSSGELPATLKCLQIWNCKKLESIAKSFHHNSSLVVIFISSCESLKSLPMGIHNLTHLHHIYIDDCPTLSFPEGGLLPTSLTYLTIFKCEKMQALSNCIHNLTSLQVLKIQGCPGIVAFPTNLTYLSMTLFNEPFFEWELHRLTSLKQLEIDGSSSPLVSFPMMLPSSLASLTIKHFSNLEYLTSKGFQFLDSLEELLILWCEKLKSFPEDGLPPSLKSLHITNCKKLTSFPEDGLPPSLLQLHITHCPLLKEHCKKDQGQEWFKIAHIPCVMIDLRFIYETKEDNQ is encoded by the coding sequence ATGCCAGTGGGAGAGCTTTTCCTTGCTGCATTCCTCGGAATGCTGTTTAACCTATTGGCATCTCCCGAGTTGATGAACTTTACTCGCCGAGAGGGACTTGGAAAGAAGCTGGACAGGTGGAGCAAAATGTTGAGGAGAATTGAGAAAGTCCTTGATGATGCGGATGAGAAACAGCGTACTGATAGCGCAGTGAAAGACTGgttggatgatctcagagactTGGCTTACGATTTGGAAGACGTACTGGATGAGTTTGCCACGGAAGCTCTGCGACAGAAATTGACGTGGCCAGATCGAGATCAGGCCAGCACAAGCAAGGTACGGAACCTCATCCCTGTTTCTTGTACTGGCTTCACTCCAAGTGCTGTTCAGATCAAGTTTAGGCTGGGGTCAAAGATTGAGGAAATCACTACTCGATTCAACGAGATGGTGAAGCAAAAAGATGCTCTGAAATTGAGTGAAACGGTTGGTAGGAGGAGGTCATACAGAACAAGGGAAATACTAGCCCCAACTTCTGTAGTGACCGAAGCTCATGTTTATGGCAGGGAAAAAGATAAAGAGGCTCTACTTGAATTTTTGGTGGGTGAAAAACGTGGTGATGCTCAACTCTCTGTGATTCCTATACTTGGTATGGGGGGTATGGGTAAGACAACTCTTGCCCAGCTTGTGTACAATGATGAAAAAGTTCAAAGCTTTTTTGATTTGAAGGCATGGGCCTGTGTTTCCGAAGACTTTGATGCTGTTACGGtgacaaaaacaattttagaaTCTCTCACTTCTGAAAGATGTGATCACAAAGATCTAAATTGGTTGCAAGTCAAACTAAAGGAGAAACTGAAGGGGATGAAGTTTCTAGTGGTTCTGGATGATCTTTGGAATGAGAACTATCGTGACTGGACTATCTTACGTGCTCCTTTTGAAGCAGGGGCTCCAGGAAGTACAATTATCATCACAACTCGTAACGAGGAAGTTTCATCAAAGACGCGTACCGTTCCAGCTTATCGTTTGATGGAGTTGTCCAATGATGATTGCTTGTCTATATTGGCCCATCATGCATTGGGTACAACAGACTTCCCTGCACATCTAAACCTCAAAGATGTTGGCGAAGGAATCGTTAGAAGGTGCAAAGGCTCTCCTTTGGCAGCGAAAGTACTCGGAGGCGTCTTACGGAATAAAGTGAATCATGATGAGTGGGAAAAAGTATTGAAGAGTAAGATTTGGGATTTACCAGAAGTGGAAAATGAAATTTCTCCAGCTCTTATGTTGAGCTATCACCATCTCCCTTCAAACTTGAAGAGGTGCTTTGCGTATTGTTCAATATTCCCTAAGGACTatgaatttaaggaaaatgaGCTGGTTCTATTATGGATAGCAGAAGGTTTTATTCAGCCACGAGAAGGGGAAGAGCAAATGGAAGACTTGGGTGGAGAGTATTTTCGCAATCTGTTGTCAAGGTCCTTTTTCCAACAATCAAGCACAGAGAAATCACAATTTGTGATGCATGACCTCATCAACGATTTGGCTCAACAGGTTGCAGGAGATATATGCTTTAAAATGGAGGATAGAGTTGGGGGTAATAATGGAAAGAAACCATCTAGAAAGGCTCGACATTCATCGTACCTAGGTGACTTTTATGATGGCATTAAAAAGTTTGAGGCTTTTTCTGAACTCAAATGTGTACGAACCTTCCTTCCTCTTATGCTTCCAATTCCAGGCGAATGTTACTTGACCAGTAATGTTCTAAAATTGTTGCCAAAATTAAGACACTTAAGGGTGCTCTCTTTGAGTGGATACCACATATCCGAGTTACCAGAATCAATTGGTGATCTAAAGCATCTACGGTTTCTTGACCTTTCTCACACTACAATCAGAAGCTTGCCTGAATCATTAGCCACTCTCTACAATTTAAAGACATTGATATTGGAGCACTGTCGTTTTCTAAAGAACTTACCTTCAATGTTTGGAAACCTAGTCAACCTGCGGCATCTCAACATTGGAGGGGCTCCATTGGAAGGAATGCCTCTGCACATAGGTAAATTAACTTGTCTTCAATCATTGTCTAATCTAGTTGTGGGAAAAGGTAGTTGTTCTGGGGTAAAAGAGCTTGGGCCTTTGTTGCATCTTCGAGAGACACTCTGCATTTCAAAATTGGAAAATGTGATTAATCCTAAGGATGCGAGGGACGCTAGGTTAATTGAAAAGCACAATCTCTATGGGTTGTCATTGAAATGGTGTGTCCGCTTTGATGAGTCACAAGACAGAACAAGTGAATTGGAGGTACTTGAAATGCTACAACCTCATGAGGGTTTGAAAGAGCTCACTCTCTATAACTATGGTGGTGCAGAATTTCCAGTCTGGGTAGGAGGTCCTTTTTCAAATTTGGTGCTCTTGAGGATTGAATACTGTAAAAAGTGCACATTATTGCCACCACTCGGACAATTACCATCACTTAGAGACCTTTTCATCCAAGGCATGGACAGTGTGAAAAATATTGGACGTGAGTTTTATGGGGATGGTTGCTTACAACCTTTTAGATCCTTGGAGACTTTGTGTTTCGATGGTATGTGGGAATGGGAGAATTGGATTCCATGTGAGGAACTTCCAAAACTGCGAGTGCTTTCTATTAGAAGGTGTCCTAAGCTCGTGGGTAAGTTACCAAACCACCTTTCTTCGTTAGAAAATATTGTGATATATGGATGTAGGCAGTTGGTGGTCTCAATTTCTAGCTTTCCAGAGCTATGCAAAGTAGAAATTGAGGGATCGAAAAGGGAGATGCGCAAAAGTAAGTTTGACTTCAGCTCATTAATGTTCTCTTCTCTTTCAACAATTTCAGAATTCACGTGCCAAATAGAAGGTTTTATTATGGAAGGACTGACAAACGTGGAAGATTTGACTATTAAAAGTTGTGAGGAGCTTACACCTTTGTGGTCAAATGACGTGGGATTACTACAACATCTCCCATGTCTTGGTGTTCTGAAGATTCATGATTGTTCCAAACTAGTTTCTTTGGTGGCAAAAGAAGTGGAAGAGCTACAACTTGGTTTGCCATCCAGACTGAGAGAAATCGAGATCAGTAATTGCAAGGTCCTGGAATCTTTACCGAAAGCAATGATGTACAATAACAAGTATCTTGAGAAGATTTATATTGGTGATTGTACTTCACTGACGTACTTTGCAATAGGCCAACTACCTCCAACTCTAAAGCGGCTACGGATAGAAAATTGCAAGAATATGTTGATTTTGGTGGACAGGGATGATATCAGCATTTGTGGCAGCAGCAAATCTCTTCTTGAGAATTTGGAAATTAGGGAATGTCCATCCCTTAAATCCTTAACATCAAGTGGAGAATTACCTGCGACACTTAAATGCCTCCAAATTTGGAATTGTAAGAAGCTGGAGTCCATAGCGAAGAGTTTCCATCACAACTCGTCTCTTGTAGTCATTTTCATCTCATCTTGTGAAAGTCTTAAATCCTTACCCATGGGCATACACAACCTCACCCATCTACATCATATTTATATTGATGATTGTCCAACTCTTTCTTTCCCGGAGGGAGGGTTGCTCCCAACCAGCTTGACATATCTAACAATTTTCAAGTGTGAGAAAATGCAGGCTCTGTCGAATTGCATACACAACCTCACATCTCTTCAAGTGTTGAAAATACAGGGCTGCCCAGGCATCGTAGCTTTTCCCACCAACCTAACATATCTTTCTATGACATTGTTTAATGAGCCCTTTTTTGAGTGGGAATTGCACAGGCTTACCTCTCTTAAGCAACTTGAAATTGATGGTAGCTCTTCGCCTCTGGTGTCCTTTCCAATGATGTTGCCTTCCTCTCTAGCCAGCCTCACCATTAAACACTTCTCGAATCTAGAATACTTGACTTCGAAAGGCTTTCAATTCCTCGACTCTCTCGAAGAATTGTTGATCCTATGGTGCGAAAAGCTCAAGTCCTTTCCAGAGGATGGCCTGCCTCCCTCACTCAAGAGTCTTCATATCACAAACTGTAAAAAGCTCACGTCCTTTCCCGAGGATGGCCTCCCTCCCTCACTCCTGCAACTTCATATCACCCATTGTCCTCTATTGAAAGAACACTGCAAGAAAGATCAAGGACAGGAGTGGTTCAAGATAGCCCACATCCCTTGCGTCATGATTGATCTTAGGTTCATCTATGAAACAAAAGAGGACAACCAGTGA